GCTGGCACCATGTTGGCGCAAGGGCGCGTGGTCGGGGTTAGCGATGGCGACACCTTGACCGTGTTAGCCAGCAACAAACGCACTTACAAAATCCGCCTACAAGGGATTGACGCGCCTGAAACCAAACAAGCACACGGGCAAAAATGCAAAGAAATGCTCATGACCCGCGCCGTCAACCTCACTGCCGAGGTCGAAGCGTACAAACTCGACCGTTACGGGCGCGTGATTGGCAAAGTCACGGTAGAGAGCAAGGATGTCGCGCTGGAACAAATCAAAGCCGGTTGCGGCTGGCATTATGACGCATACGCCAAAGAGCAAAGCGCTGACGATCAAGCCGCGTATGCCGCTGCGGAAAAACAAGCGCGTAAAGCCAAGCGCGGCTTATGGCGCGACAAACAACCGCAAGCCCCGTGGGATTTCCGCAAGCAACAGTAAGCGCAGCTAGAAAATCGGCGTTTTGGCTTTTTCCCCTGCCACTTCGCGTACCAATTTTGGCACAAGGAAACCGGGCAACTGTTGGCGCATTCCATCCACCATGTGCACTGCCTCGGTTTCCGCCACTTCAAAATGTGCCGCCCCCGCCACCCGATCGAGCACATGCAGGTAATACGGCAAGACACGTTCCGCAAATAACGCTTCGCTCAAATTCACTTGCGCCTGCACACTGTTATTCACCCCACGTAACAGCACCGCCTGATTCAACAAAGTCACACCCGCCGAATGCAAAGCAGCCAACGCTTGGCGCACATCGTCCGCCGCCAACTCTTGCGCGTGATTGGCGTGAATCACCATCACCACTTGCTGACGAATAGTTGCCAGCATCTGCAAAAATCCCGCATCAATCCGCGACGGCAACACCACCGGCAAACGGGTATGAAAACGTACTCGTTTTACATGAGAAATACCGTTCAACTGCTTGAAAAACAATGCCAAACGCTCATCAGCAAGCGTTAGCGGATCACCGCCACTCAAAATCACTTCGCACACATCAGGATTAGCACGGATATAAGCCAATGCCCCTTCCCACTCGCCCTTCACCGGATTCGACTCGCTGTAAGGAAAATGCCGACGGAAACAATAACGGCAATGCACCGCACACGCGCCCGTCGTCACCAATAACACCCGCCCGTGATACTTGTGCAATACACCATCCGCCACCAGCGCCTGATTATCACCCACAGGGTCAGCGTGGAAACCTTCAACCACTTGCAACTCGGCATCTAACGGCAACACTTGGCGTAACAGCGGATCGTTCCAATCGCCTTTCCGCATCCGCGCAATGTAACTATGCGGCACAAGCAAACGAAATTGCCGAGCAGCCTCTTCCGCTCCCTTCACCCCTTGCGGGGGAAGGGCTGGGGATGGGGGGTATTCTTCCAACCCCAAGACCTGCATCAACGCCAACGGATCGCGCACCGCCGCCGCTAATTCACGCTGCCAAACAGCTACTTTTGCAGACACAACATTTTCTACCTGATTTTTTATCTGGATTCCGGTTATCATAGCGGGCTATTTTACGTTTAGATGATTTTGGAGACGGACTAATGGCCACCTATGGTAGCAATGATTTAAGAGTTGGTGTGAAGATTATCCTCAATGGCGACCCTTACACCGTCGTAGACAGCGACTTTGTAAAACCCGGCAAAGGTCAAGCCTTCACCCGCGCCCGCGTCCGCAACCTCAAAACCGGGCGTACCATTGAACAAACCTTCAAATCCACAGAAACCCACGAAGGGGCTGACGTGGAAGACCGCGATATGGAATACCTCTATACCGACGGCGAAAACTGGACATTCATGGACAGCAGCTCTTTTGAACAGCTAGAAGCAGGCGCAACCGCCATGGCTGATGCCGTCAAATGGCTAAAAGGCAATGAAAAATGCGTCGTCACCTTATGGAACGGCGTACCGCTGCAAGTCACCACGCCCAACTTTGCCGAATTGAAAATCACCCAAACCGACCCCGGCGTCCGTGGTGATACGGCGACCGGCGGCACTAAGCCTGCCACGCTGGAAACCGGCGCAGTCGTGAAAGTGCCGCTTTACATGGAAGAAGGCGAAATCCTCAAAATCGACACCCGCACTGGCGAATACGTTTCCCGCGTTAAAGCGTGAATCTAGCTGCTTTGCACGAACGCGCATCCCTGAACCAGCAGGTGCGCGTTTTTTTTGCCGAACGCAAGGTGCTGGAAGTCGAAACCCCAGCACTTTCGCAAGCGGGCAACACCGACCCGTTCATTGACAGTTTCAGCGTCAATACGCCGCAAGGTTTGCGTTATTTGCACACCTCGCCGGAATACCCGATGAAACGCTTGCTGGTGGAGGGTGCGGGTGACATTTACCAACTCTGCAAAGTGTGGCGACGTGATGAAAGCGGCAAACGCCATAACCCCGAATTCACAATGCTGGAATGGTATCGGCTCGGTTTTACTTGGCAGCAATTAATGCACGAAGTCGCCGATTTATTGCATATACTCATTCCGCACCTGCAAAAACCCCCGCGTTTTTGCAGTTATCGTGAGGCATTCCTTGAAACCGTGCAGCTTGATCCCCATCTTGCCACAGAAGCTGAATTATCGGCTTGTGCGCAGGCACACGGTATCGGCTTTAGCGGTGACATGCCGGTGCAGGCGTGGCGGGATTTGCTATTAACCCATTGTGTGGAACCGCACTTCCCCACTGACCAACTGACGTTTCTGTACCATTACCCCGCCACTCAAAGTGCGCTGGCAACGGTACAGCAGGTAGACGGGCAGGCGGTTGCGGAACGTTTTGAGGTGTATTTAGGTGCAGTGGAACTCGGCAATGGTTATCAGGAACAAACCGATTCAGCGCAGAATCGCTTAATTCTGGTACAAGATGCCAATACTCGCGGGCATGACATACCCGTCGATGAACGGTTTCTTGCGGCACTCGAAGATGGCTTGCCAGAATGTGCGGGCGTTGCCCTTGGCATCGACCGGATTTTGATGTGCAGGATGCAACTGGATGACCTGAAACAGGTTATCGCTTTTTCATGGGAGGTGGCATAATAGCCGCCGACACTAATATTCAAGGAGATTGAACGTGGACTTTCTGATATCTAACGCTCATGCCGAAGGTGCAGCCGCACCAGCGGGTGGTGGCATCGAAATGTTGCTGATGATGGGCGTATTTTTCGCCATTATGTATTTCATGATTATCCGCCCGCAGCAAAAGCGTGCCAAAGAACATAAAATGATGATCGAATCCCTCAGCAAAGGCGATGAAATCGTTACCGGTGGTGGTGTGATGGGTAAAATTGCAGGCTTAGGTGATAACTTCGTCGACCTGACAATTGCTGATAACGTCACTATCAAAGTACAAAAACATGCTGTTGCTTCTGTCCTGCCTAAAGGCACGATGAAAGGCGCGTAAACGGTAAGTGGGGGGATTTTCCCCCTCACCTCCAACCCCACACGGAATCCTATAACAATGAATCGCTATCCACTCTGGAAGTACCTCATGATCGCAGTCGTACTGCTGATCGGGGTGATCTACTCTGTCCCCAACTTTTTTCCGTCTGAACCGGCGGTGCAGTTAAGCCCTAAAGTCGAACAGGCTATCGACCCGGCAACCATGCAACGCTTCGAGCAAGCATTACAGGCGCAAGGCTTAACCATTCGCGCCAGTGAGAACAACGGTCAACAAGCCTTGTTCCGCTTTGAAGACACCGATGTGCAACTCAAAGCGTCTGAAGCCTTGAAAGCAGCGGTCGGTGATCAGTTTGTGGTGGCGCTGAACCTTGCACCTTCCACCCCCAGTTGGTTACGCGCTTTGAATGCTAACCCCATGTTCTTAGGGTTGGACTTGCGCGGCGGGGTACATTTCCTCATGGAAGTGGACATGAAAGCGGCATTGGATAAGCAGATTAACCGCTACGAAGACGAATTCCGTGATTTCCTGCGCGAACAAGACATCAAATATCTGGGCATTGCCCGCGAAGGTGATACGGTACTGGCAAAATTCCGCGATGCCGCCAGCCGCGATGCCGCTATGGCAGCATTTGGCAAGGAATACCAGAATAGCCTGCAATTCACCGCACTGCCTGATACTAACGATTTGCAAGCCAGTATTTCGCAAACCGCGATGCTGGACATTCAAAAGTTTGCCCTGCAACAAAACATTACCACCCTGCGCAAACGGGTGAACGAACTGGGAGTAGCCGAGCCGGTTATCCAGCAACAAGGCGCTAACCGCATCGTGGTACAGCTCCCCGGTGTACAAGATACCGCCCGCGCTAAAGAAATTCTGGGTGCAACCGCCACCCTCGAATTCCGTTTGGTCGATGAGCAAAATGACCCGACACAAGCGCAACAAAGCGG
The window above is part of the Thiothrix winogradskyi genome. Proteins encoded here:
- the yajC gene encoding preprotein translocase subunit YajC — its product is MDFLISNAHAEGAAAPAGGGIEMLLMMGVFFAIMYFMIIRPQQKRAKEHKMMIESLSKGDEIVTGGGVMGKIAGLGDNFVDLTIADNVTIKVQKHAVASVLPKGTMKGA
- the epmB gene encoding EF-P beta-lysylation protein EpmB → MSAKVAVWQRELAAAVRDPLALMQVLGLEEYPPSPALPPQGVKGAEEAARQFRLLVPHSYIARMRKGDWNDPLLRQVLPLDAELQVVEGFHADPVGDNQALVADGVLHKYHGRVLLVTTGACAVHCRYCFRRHFPYSESNPVKGEWEGALAYIRANPDVCEVILSGGDPLTLADERLALFFKQLNGISHVKRVRFHTRLPVVLPSRIDAGFLQMLATIRQQVVMVIHANHAQELAADDVRQALAALHSAGVTLLNQAVLLRGVNNSVQAQVNLSEALFAERVLPYYLHVLDRVAGAAHFEVAETEAVHMVDGMRQQLPGFLVPKLVREVAGEKAKTPIF
- the efp gene encoding elongation factor P, with amino-acid sequence MATYGSNDLRVGVKIILNGDPYTVVDSDFVKPGKGQAFTRARVRNLKTGRTIEQTFKSTETHEGADVEDRDMEYLYTDGENWTFMDSSSFEQLEAGATAMADAVKWLKGNEKCVVTLWNGVPLQVTTPNFAELKITQTDPGVRGDTATGGTKPATLETGAVVKVPLYMEEGEILKIDTRTGEYVSRVKA
- a CDS encoding thermonuclease family protein, which translates into the protein MKKCLLIALSVLLLGGCLDRFEVQPDNKLQAQLPPGARITDAGTMLAQGRVVGVSDGDTLTVLASNKRTYKIRLQGIDAPETKQAHGQKCKEMLMTRAVNLTAEVEAYKLDRYGRVIGKVTVESKDVALEQIKAGCGWHYDAYAKEQSADDQAAYAAAEKQARKAKRGLWRDKQPQAPWDFRKQQ
- the epmA gene encoding EF-P lysine aminoacylase EpmA, translating into MNLAALHERASLNQQVRVFFAERKVLEVETPALSQAGNTDPFIDSFSVNTPQGLRYLHTSPEYPMKRLLVEGAGDIYQLCKVWRRDESGKRHNPEFTMLEWYRLGFTWQQLMHEVADLLHILIPHLQKPPRFCSYREAFLETVQLDPHLATEAELSACAQAHGIGFSGDMPVQAWRDLLLTHCVEPHFPTDQLTFLYHYPATQSALATVQQVDGQAVAERFEVYLGAVELGNGYQEQTDSAQNRLILVQDANTRGHDIPVDERFLAALEDGLPECAGVALGIDRILMCRMQLDDLKQVIAFSWEVA